In Helianthus annuus cultivar XRQ/B chromosome 9, HanXRQr2.0-SUNRISE, whole genome shotgun sequence, the following are encoded in one genomic region:
- the LOC110875429 gene encoding uncharacterized protein LOC110875429 produces the protein MSVESELPVQFWGEDVATACYTLNKVLNIKRHGKTCFELLHRRKLDVSYLEPFGAPCTMIDPHGKFGPKAIKGFFFGYATPNFRVWNLTTKQIEEWGVQRYTECVRAPDAPWIFDYDGLFDSFNLPTFDEASAAAQMLLEGDAAVDSSLVRPIIVNQQESDSVNNVVQNEEFEDAADYSVSSDDEEFHDANEATSAPVQAPIRGVSEATSQVQVQDNAEGYASTSNASPGIDLVVNLNFNNLGINA, from the coding sequence ATGTCAGTGGAGTCGGAGCTTCCTGTTCAGTTTTGGGGGGAGGATGTGGCTACTGCTTGTTATACTTTGAACAAAGTTCTTAATATTAAAAGGCATGGGAAAACATGTTTCGAATTGTTGCACAGAAGGAAACTGGATGTATCTTACTTAGAACCTTTTGGCGCTCCATGCACTATGATTGACCCACACggaaagtttggtccaaaggCTATTAAAGGCTTCTTTTTTGGGTATGCTACTCCGAACTTTAGGGTGTGGAATCTGACAACTAAACAAATTGAAGAATGGGGTGTTCAAAGGTACACTGAATGTGTGAGAGCTCCGGATGCTCCTTGGATTTTTgattatgatggactatttgaTTCCTTTAATCTGCCAACTTTTGATGAGGCGTCTGCAGCAGCACAAATGTTGCTTGAAGGTGATGCAGCAGTTGATTCATCATTAGTCCGACCAATTATCGTTAACCAACAAGAGTCTGATTCGGTTAATAATGTTGTTCAAAATGAGGAATTTGAAGATGCAGCGGATTATAGTGTTTCGTCGGATGATGAGGAGTTTCATGATGCTAATGAAGCTACTTCAGCTCCTGTCCAAGCCCCTATTCGAGGTGTTTCTGAAGCAACTTCTCAGGTGCAGGTTCAAGACAATGCTGAAGGGTATGCATCCACATCTAACGCGTCTCCAGGCATAGATTTAGTTGTTAATTTGAATTTCAATAACTTGGGTATTAATGCTTGA
- the LOC110875428 gene encoding uncharacterized mitochondrial protein AtMg00810-like encodes MCKEFERVMQEKFEMSAKGEMNFFLGLQVHQFEKGIFIYQTKYVGDILKRFQMEDSKPVGTPLAQNHGITPDGTGEHVEPSLYRAMIRSLMYLTASRPDIMYPTCLLARYQCNPKVSHMMAVKRIFHYLKGCLDTGLWYPKDDNFDLIAFSDYDHGGCKIDAKSISAGCLFFGKSCSHVAM; translated from the coding sequence ATGTGCAAGGAATTCGAGCGGGTGATGCAAgagaagttcgagatgagtgctaagggagaaatgaatttctttttgggttTGCAAGTTCATCAGTTTGAGAAAGGGATCTTCATTTATCAGACAAAGTATGTTGGGGATATCTTAAAGCGATTTCAGATGGAAGACTCGAAGCCTGTGGGAACTCCTCTGGCtcagaatcatggaattactcctGACGGAACCGGTGAACATGTGGAACCCTCTCTCTATCGTGCGATGATCAgatctctcatgtatcttacCGCTTCACGGCCTGATATTATGTATCCAACATGTCTTCTTGCTCGTTACCAGTGTAATCCAAAGGTTTCTCATATGATGGCTGTTAAGAGGATTTTTCATTATCTGAAAGGTTGTCtagacaccggtctatggtatcctaaggatgataacttcgatttAATTGCCTTCAGTGATTATGATCATGGCGGCTGCAAGATTGATGCAAAGTCAATATCAGCGGGATGTCTGTTTTTTGGGAAATCGTGTAGTCACGTGGCAATGTAA